The following are encoded together in the Pseudomonas maumuensis genome:
- the motB gene encoding flagellar motor protein MotB: MENNQPIIVKRVKRFGDGHHGGAWKIAFADFATAMMAFFLVLWLLSTATPEQKIAIAGYFKDPIGFSESGTPYIIDLGGSPELAPEKTINPEVKSEPTPDTSLQLDKDKVETMAEQVERERLELLLQELQNKVEENPQLQKFKDQILFEITQDGLRIQIMDAENRPMFDLGSARLQPYFEDILLAMADTIKAVPNKISISGHTDAKPYSGTGDFGNWELSANRANAARRALVAGGYPDEQVARVVGYASSSLFDRANPFNPVNRRIDIIVLTKKAQRDIEGEQGKPESTSPANPAEPAGTAPGAAPGDTPMQPRELRQKLNIFEDGVLKMDESKDQ; this comes from the coding sequence ATGGAGAACAATCAGCCCATCATCGTCAAGCGCGTCAAGCGCTTTGGCGACGGCCATCACGGCGGCGCCTGGAAAATCGCCTTCGCCGACTTCGCCACGGCGATGATGGCGTTCTTCCTGGTGCTGTGGTTGCTGTCGACCGCCACGCCCGAGCAGAAGATCGCCATCGCCGGTTACTTCAAGGACCCGATCGGCTTCTCCGAAAGCGGCACGCCCTACATCATCGATCTGGGTGGTTCGCCAGAACTGGCGCCGGAAAAGACCATCAACCCGGAAGTGAAGTCCGAGCCGACGCCGGATACCAGCCTGCAACTGGACAAGGACAAGGTCGAGACCATGGCCGAACAGGTCGAGCGCGAGCGCCTCGAGCTGCTGCTGCAGGAGCTGCAGAACAAGGTCGAGGAAAACCCACAGCTGCAGAAGTTCAAGGACCAGATCCTGTTCGAGATCACCCAGGACGGCCTGCGCATCCAGATCATGGACGCCGAGAACCGGCCGATGTTCGACCTGGGCAGCGCACGCCTGCAGCCGTACTTCGAAGACATCCTGTTGGCCATGGCCGACACCATCAAGGCGGTGCCCAACAAGATCAGCATCAGTGGCCATACCGATGCCAAGCCGTATTCCGGTACCGGCGATTTCGGTAACTGGGAGCTGTCGGCCAACCGTGCCAACGCGGCGCGTCGCGCACTGGTCGCTGGTGGCTATCCGGATGAGCAGGTGGCCCGCGTGGTCGGTTATGCATCGTCGTCGCTGTTCGACCGTGCCAATCCGTTCAACCCGGTCAACCGTCGTATCGACATCATCGTCCTTACCAAGAAAGCCCAGCGCGATATCGAGGGTGAGCAGGGCAAGCCAGAAAGTACCTCGCCGGCCAACCCGGCCGAGCCAGCGGGCACCGCGCCTGGTGCCGCGCCGGGGGACACGCCGATGCAGCCGCGCGAGCTGCGTCAGAAGCTGAACATCTTCGAGGATGGCGTGTTGAAGATGGACGAGTCCAAGGACCAATAA
- the motA gene encoding flagellar motor stator protein MotA, with protein sequence MAKIIGIIVVFASVLGGYVLSHGKIAALIQPFEVLIIGGAAFGAFLQANPGYMTMHVIKKSLKMFGTRFTHTFYLEVLGLVYEILNKSRREGMMAIEGDIEDAAASPIFAKYPAVLGDERMTAFICDYLRIMSTGNMAPHELEGLFDMELLSMKEELEHPSHAVTGIADGMPGFGIVAAVLGIVVTMASLGDGDQKSIGLHVGAALVGTFFGILAAYGFFGPLANALRHDAKEELNVYEAIKASLVASASGMPPSLAVEFGRKVLYPAHRPSFAELEQAVRGR encoded by the coding sequence ATGGCTAAAATTATCGGCATCATCGTCGTATTCGCGAGCGTGCTCGGCGGCTACGTGCTTTCCCACGGCAAGATCGCGGCACTGATCCAGCCGTTCGAAGTGCTGATCATCGGCGGCGCGGCCTTTGGTGCGTTCCTCCAGGCCAACCCTGGTTACATGACCATGCATGTAATCAAGAAGTCGCTGAAGATGTTCGGCACCCGCTTCACCCACACCTTCTACCTGGAAGTGCTGGGCCTGGTGTACGAGATCCTCAACAAGAGCCGTCGTGAAGGCATGATGGCGATCGAAGGCGACATCGAGGACGCCGCGGCCAGCCCGATCTTCGCCAAGTACCCGGCGGTGCTGGGCGACGAGCGCATGACCGCGTTCATCTGCGACTACCTGCGGATCATGTCCACCGGCAACATGGCGCCCCACGAGCTCGAAGGCCTGTTCGACATGGAACTGCTGAGCATGAAGGAAGAGCTCGAGCATCCGTCCCACGCAGTGACCGGGATCGCCGACGGCATGCCCGGCTTCGGTATCGTCGCGGCGGTACTGGGTATCGTGGTGACCATGGCCTCGCTGGGTGACGGTGACCAGAAGTCCATCGGCCTGCACGTCGGTGCGGCGTTGGTCGGTACCTTCTTCGGTATTCTTGCTGCCTACGGCTTCTTCGGCCCGTTGGCCAATGCCCTGCGCCACGATGCCAAGGAAGAGCTGAACGTCTACGAGGCGATCAAGGCCTCGCTGGTGGCCTCGGCTTCCGGCATGCCGCCGTCGCTGGCGGTCGAGTTCGGTCGCAAGGTGCTGTACCCGGCGCACCGCCCGAGCTTCGCCGAGCTGGAACAAGCAGTACGCGGTCGCTAA
- a CDS encoding HDOD domain-containing protein, producing the protein MPIETKVPSQIPSSLEAWIKLLDGVRVPIPKESHDRVLQAINDNRRSLRDIAELMQDSPALVLCVLREANHPANASQAEPAESLEIALNRLGLARTSQLLARLPSVPADEIPPVLRQFLLISQHATQQANGLFASRLARLWQEIHWGSLLFLSPLWPLALAYPKLLDTWELRVIHKGEDAGEVEQALFGVRLMQLCQSMAEHWRLPEWVTQGYRLLMDEREQLAQVLNIAREQDPLVQQQRLDEEPALRRWFNQPPNTVLLANGLALAAQVGWDNPHLLRWQLLTALYLQTTLDDVQQQVHQQAAASARHHARHALFHPAEALIWPWHQRRPHPDMLTAPPPSTEDLGRWRTLCQELLAQPSPFSNTVHLATQAREALLACGMQRLMLLSLDKASDYLRVQQTAGLPKEASAVALPIAQNKLLQKLMNKAGQLRLTPENHAQFTTLLPAPLRAFFRSEHLLLRSLAVGDQVLMLAVADQDGKPLADVSVQAFGKTAQCIERALALFGNRHS; encoded by the coding sequence ATGCCAATTGAAACCAAGGTGCCAAGTCAGATTCCGTCGAGTCTAGAGGCCTGGATCAAGCTGCTCGACGGGGTCCGCGTGCCGATCCCGAAAGAGAGCCACGACCGTGTGCTGCAGGCCATCAACGACAACCGCCGCTCCCTGCGCGATATCGCCGAACTGATGCAGGACAGCCCCGCGCTGGTGCTCTGCGTGCTGCGCGAAGCCAACCACCCGGCCAACGCCAGCCAGGCCGAGCCTGCCGAGAGCTTGGAAATCGCCCTAAACCGCCTCGGCCTGGCCCGCACCAGCCAATTGCTCGCGCGCCTGCCCTCGGTGCCAGCGGATGAGATCCCGCCGGTGCTGCGCCAGTTCCTGCTGATCAGCCAGCATGCCACCCAGCAGGCCAATGGCCTGTTCGCCAGCCGTCTGGCGCGGCTATGGCAAGAGATCCACTGGGGCAGCCTGTTGTTCCTCTCGCCCCTTTGGCCACTGGCCCTGGCCTATCCCAAGCTGCTGGACACCTGGGAGCTGCGGGTCATCCACAAAGGTGAGGACGCCGGCGAAGTCGAGCAGGCACTGTTCGGTGTGCGCCTGATGCAACTGTGCCAATCCATGGCCGAGCACTGGCGCTTGCCCGAATGGGTGACCCAAGGCTACCGCCTGCTGATGGACGAGCGCGAACAACTGGCCCAAGTGCTGAATATCGCTCGCGAGCAGGATCCGCTTGTGCAACAACAGCGCCTGGACGAAGAGCCGGCCCTGCGCCGCTGGTTCAACCAGCCGCCTAACACCGTACTGCTGGCCAACGGCCTGGCGCTGGCGGCCCAGGTCGGCTGGGACAACCCGCACCTGCTGCGCTGGCAACTGCTCACCGCCTTGTATCTGCAAACCACGCTGGACGATGTCCAGCAACAGGTCCACCAGCAGGCCGCCGCCAGTGCCCGTCATCACGCCCGGCATGCCCTGTTCCACCCGGCCGAAGCCTTGATCTGGCCCTGGCACCAGCGCCGTCCGCACCCGGACATGCTGACAGCGCCACCGCCCAGCACCGAGGACCTCGGCCGTTGGCGTACGCTATGCCAGGAGCTGCTGGCCCAGCCCAGCCCGTTCAGCAATACGGTACATCTGGCCACCCAGGCCCGCGAAGCGTTGCTGGCGTGCGGCATGCAACGCCTGATGCTGCTGAGCCTGGACAAGGCCAGCGACTACCTGCGGGTGCAGCAGACCGCGGGGCTGCCCAAAGAGGCCAGTGCCGTCGCGTTGCCCATCGCGCAGAACAAGCTCCTGCAAAAACTGATGAACAAGGCCGGGCAACTGCGCTTGACGCCCGAGAACCACGCCCAGTTCACAACGTTGCTGCCCGCGCCACTGCGCGCCTTCTTCCGCAGCGAACATCTGCTGCTGCGTTCGCTGGCGGTCGGCGATCAGGTGCTGATGCTGGCGGTGGCGGACCAGGACGGCAAACCGCTGGCCGATGTCAGCGTGCAGGCGTTCGGCAAGACCGCGCAATGCATCGAGCGCGCCCTGGCCCTCTTCGGTAACCGCCATTCATGA
- the rhdA gene encoding thiosulfate sulfurtransferase, with protein sequence MTDFSGLPLVIEAEDLLPRLDSPRLILVDLTSANRYGSGHIPGARFVDPKRTQLGQPPAPGLLPAHADLEKLFAELGHRDDAVYVVYDDEGGGWAGRFIWLLDVIGHRGYHYLNGGIQAWPADKLSTEVPVSVSGTVKLRLHAEPTATREYLQSRLGAADLVIWDARGPLEYSGEKVLAAKGGHIPGAINFEWTAGMDLNDHLRIRKDIAEVLQNLGITPDKEVITHCQTHHRSGFTYLVAKALGYPRVKGYAGSWGEWGNHPDTPVEV encoded by the coding sequence ATGACTGACTTTTCCGGCTTGCCCCTGGTGATCGAAGCCGAGGACCTGCTGCCGCGCCTGGACTCGCCGCGACTGATCCTGGTCGACCTGACCAGCGCCAACCGCTATGGCAGCGGCCACATCCCCGGGGCGCGCTTCGTCGATCCCAAGCGCACCCAGCTGGGGCAGCCGCCTGCCCCCGGCCTGCTGCCGGCACACGCCGACCTGGAAAAGCTGTTCGCCGAACTCGGTCATCGCGACGACGCGGTCTACGTGGTGTATGACGACGAAGGCGGCGGCTGGGCCGGTCGGTTCATCTGGCTGCTCGACGTGATAGGCCACCGGGGTTACCACTACCTCAATGGCGGCATCCAGGCCTGGCCGGCGGACAAGCTGAGCACCGAAGTGCCCGTGAGCGTGAGTGGCACGGTGAAGCTGCGACTGCACGCAGAGCCCACCGCCACCCGAGAGTACCTGCAAAGCCGCCTGGGTGCCGCCGACCTGGTCATCTGGGACGCCCGCGGGCCACTGGAATACAGCGGCGAGAAAGTGCTGGCCGCCAAAGGCGGGCATATTCCCGGCGCGATCAACTTCGAGTGGACCGCCGGCATGGACCTCAACGACCATCTGCGCATCCGCAAGGACATCGCCGAAGTCCTGCAAAATCTGGGCATCACCCCCGACAAGGAAGTGATCACCCACTGCCAGACCCACCACCGCTCCGGTTTCACCTACCTCGTGGCCAAGGCCCTCGGCTATCCACGGGTGAAGGGCTATGCCGGTTCCTGGGGCGAATGGGGCAACCACCCCGACACGCCCGTCGAAGTTTAA
- the asd gene encoding archaetidylserine decarboxylase (Phosphatidylserine decarboxylase is synthesized as a single chain precursor. Generation of the pyruvoyl active site from a Ser is coupled to cleavage of a Gly-Ser bond between the larger (beta) and smaller (alpha chains). It is an integral membrane protein.): protein MKSRLFIISQYLLPHHLLSRLAGCVAECRARWFKNAFTAWFAKRYQVNMSEALVEDLSAYEHFNAFFTRALKPGARPLDETPGAILCPADGAVSQLGPIEHGRIFQAKGHGYSALELLGGDPALAAPFMGGEFATIYLSPKDYHRVHMPLAGTLREMVYVPGRLFSVNQTTAENVPELFARNERVVCLFDTERGPMAVVLVGAMIVASIETVWAGLVTPPKRELKTFRYDDASRAPIHLEKGAELGRFKLGSTAIVLFGPEQVKWAESLGAGSAVRMGELLAQPAQA, encoded by the coding sequence ATGAAATCCCGCTTGTTCATCATCAGCCAGTACCTGCTGCCGCACCACCTGCTGTCACGGCTGGCCGGCTGCGTCGCCGAGTGCCGCGCACGCTGGTTCAAGAACGCCTTCACCGCCTGGTTCGCCAAGCGCTACCAGGTGAACATGTCCGAGGCACTGGTCGAAGACCTGAGTGCCTATGAGCACTTCAACGCCTTCTTCACCCGTGCCCTGAAGCCCGGCGCCCGTCCGCTGGACGAAACCCCCGGTGCGATCCTCTGCCCGGCCGACGGCGCGGTCAGCCAGCTTGGCCCGATCGAGCATGGTCGCATCTTCCAAGCCAAGGGCCACGGCTACAGCGCCCTGGAACTGCTCGGCGGCGATCCGGCCCTGGCGGCGCCGTTCATGGGCGGCGAGTTCGCCACCATCTACCTGTCGCCCAAGGATTACCACCGCGTACATATGCCGCTGGCCGGCACCCTGCGCGAAATGGTCTATGTGCCAGGCCGGCTGTTCTCGGTCAACCAGACCACCGCGGAGAACGTCCCGGAGCTGTTCGCCCGCAACGAGCGCGTGGTGTGCCTGTTCGACACCGAACGTGGGCCGATGGCGGTAGTTCTGGTCGGCGCGATGATCGTGGCCTCGATCGAGACGGTCTGGGCCGGCCTGGTCACGCCGCCGAAGCGCGAGCTGAAGACCTTCCGCTACGACGACGCCAGCCGTGCGCCGATCCATCTGGAGAAAGGCGCCGAACTGGGCCGCTTCAAGCTGGGCTCCACCGCCATCGTGCTGTTCGGGCCGGAGCAGGTGAAGTGGGCCGAGAGTCTCGGTGCCGGCTCCGCGGTGCGCATGGGTGAGTTGCTGGCGCAGCCGGCGCAGGCCTGA
- the serB gene encoding phosphoserine phosphatase SerB — translation MREIVLINITGEDRPGLTAAITGVLLQGGVNILDIGLAVMHGTLSFGILVDIPDNEVATALLQSVQAKAHELNLQARYTPISEADYQHWADSQGEARHIVTLLSRRVTPQQLQRVSAVISQYGLTIERIERLSARVALDVQTEKGKSALEISVRGEASDAQALRADFFALSEELNIDIAFQRDDLFRRNRRLAVFDMDSTLIEAEVIDELAKAAGVGEQVAQITERAMRGELDFRASFKERMALLKGLDVGVLDQIGASLRLTEGAEHLFAELKRLGYKTAILSGGFSYFAKQVQARLGIDYVFANELEVVDGKVTGVAVEPIVDAQRKADLLQQLASEEGLQLEQTIAVGDGANDLPMLSLAGLGVAFRAKPLVRQSARQAISTLGLDGVLYLLGVRDREARG, via the coding sequence TTGCGCGAAATCGTCCTGATCAACATCACTGGTGAAGACCGTCCAGGTCTAACCGCGGCCATCACCGGCGTACTGCTCCAGGGCGGTGTGAACATTCTCGACATCGGCCTTGCGGTCATGCATGGCACGCTATCGTTCGGCATCCTGGTCGACATCCCCGACAACGAGGTGGCCACCGCGCTGCTGCAGAGCGTGCAGGCCAAGGCTCATGAGCTGAACCTGCAGGCGCGTTACACGCCGATTTCCGAGGCCGACTACCAGCACTGGGCCGACAGCCAGGGCGAGGCCCGCCATATCGTCACCTTGCTCAGCCGTCGGGTCACCCCACAGCAGTTGCAGCGGGTCAGCGCGGTCATCAGCCAGTACGGCCTGACCATCGAGCGCATCGAGCGCCTGTCGGCCCGCGTGGCACTTGATGTGCAGACGGAGAAGGGCAAGTCCGCACTGGAAATTTCCGTACGCGGCGAGGCCAGCGATGCCCAGGCGCTGCGCGCCGACTTTTTCGCCCTTTCCGAAGAGCTGAACATCGACATCGCCTTCCAACGCGACGACCTGTTCCGTCGCAATCGCCGCCTGGCGGTATTCGATATGGATTCGACGCTGATCGAGGCCGAAGTCATCGACGAGTTGGCCAAGGCTGCCGGTGTTGGTGAACAGGTGGCGCAGATCACCGAGCGCGCGATGCGTGGCGAGCTGGATTTCCGGGCCAGCTTCAAAGAGCGCATGGCTTTGCTCAAAGGTCTGGATGTGGGCGTGCTCGATCAGATCGGCGCCTCGCTGCGTTTGACCGAGGGGGCCGAACACCTGTTCGCCGAACTCAAGCGACTGGGCTACAAGACCGCGATCCTTTCCGGCGGCTTCTCCTACTTCGCCAAGCAGGTGCAGGCGCGCCTGGGCATCGACTACGTGTTCGCCAACGAGTTGGAGGTGGTCGATGGCAAGGTCACTGGTGTGGCCGTCGAGCCGATCGTCGACGCTCAGCGCAAGGCCGACTTGCTACAGCAACTGGCCAGCGAAGAGGGGTTGCAGCTCGAGCAGACCATTGCCGTCGGCGATGGCGCCAACGACCTGCCAATGCTGTCCCTGGCCGGTCTGGGTGTAGCCTTCCGTGCCAAGCCGCTGGTGCGTCAGTCGGCCAGGCAGGCGATCTCGACCCTGGGCCTGGATGGTGTGCTGTACCTGCTCGGCGTACGTGATCGCGAAGCGCGCGGTTGA
- a CDS encoding histidine kinase, which produces MNRPTPVKPDNFFLMIYRALSQRRIPLALRIASHNIFLVALALVIYACVMGLQFKQAMHEQADAVGQSLTTQTATSATELLVSNDILSLNVLLGNLVKNPLVAHAAIYSVDNRILAEAGQRPRNSLLGETEGVYQTKITFQDVTAGQLRISLDMSQFQQPMLISLQSMGILAAILLALALTLSLRLGRFISTPLLQLRVWLRDPHPYTPGIDRQDEIGDLARQLHARLAPPPPPEPEEEDEEDDFDDVPAPKAAPHTKVAAQAPEHEEDDDAFAGLMDEQSAPTKPVIVESDEPQHSAVLAVQLGSQEQLRRLPRTRLTELLERYRDCLDQAASLYEGEVHTLNDGSTLLMFHSRDSGEDYLTNAICCGELLRALGHALQIEVADSGITLQLQLGLVLADDLQGMDQVDLLMTEQAQDALALSQHSRNLLLVERRISDDALVRQRARIRPIASPEGACCVERLMEPYPSMLERQLARMHERRA; this is translated from the coding sequence GTGAACCGGCCCACGCCCGTAAAACCCGACAACTTCTTCCTGATGATCTACCGAGCCCTCAGCCAGCGCCGCATCCCCCTGGCCCTGCGCATTGCCAGCCATAACATCTTCCTGGTGGCCCTGGCCTTGGTGATCTATGCCTGTGTGATGGGTTTGCAGTTCAAGCAGGCCATGCATGAACAGGCCGATGCCGTTGGTCAGAGCCTGACCACGCAGACCGCCACTTCGGCCACCGAGCTGCTGGTGTCCAACGACATCCTCAGCCTCAACGTCCTGCTGGGCAACCTGGTGAAGAACCCGCTGGTGGCTCATGCCGCCATCTACAGCGTGGACAACCGCATTCTCGCCGAGGCCGGCCAGCGCCCACGCAACAGCTTGCTTGGCGAAACCGAAGGGGTCTATCAGACCAAGATCACCTTCCAGGACGTGACCGCCGGTCAGTTGCGCATCAGCCTGGACATGAGCCAGTTCCAGCAACCGATGCTGATCAGCCTGCAGAGCATGGGCATCCTCGCCGCGATCCTGCTGGCCCTGGCACTGACCCTCAGCCTGCGCCTGGGCCGTTTCATCTCCACTCCGCTGCTGCAACTGCGCGTCTGGTTGCGTGACCCGCACCCTTACACCCCGGGCATCGATCGCCAGGACGAAATCGGTGACCTGGCGCGCCAGCTGCACGCCCGCCTCGCCCCGCCGCCGCCACCGGAGCCTGAAGAAGAGGACGAGGAAGACGACTTCGATGACGTGCCCGCCCCCAAGGCCGCTCCGCACACGAAAGTGGCGGCGCAAGCACCCGAGCATGAAGAAGACGACGATGCGTTCGCCGGCCTGATGGATGAGCAAAGCGCCCCGACCAAACCCGTCATCGTCGAGTCCGACGAACCCCAACACAGTGCCGTGCTGGCCGTGCAGCTGGGTTCCCAGGAACAACTGCGCCGCCTGCCGCGTACTCGCCTGACCGAGTTGCTGGAGCGCTACCGCGACTGCTTGGATCAAGCCGCGTCACTGTATGAAGGCGAGGTCCATACCCTGAACGACGGTAGCACCTTGCTGATGTTCCACAGCCGAGACAGCGGCGAGGACTACCTGACCAACGCCATCTGCTGTGGCGAGCTGCTGCGCGCCTTGGGCCACGCCCTGCAGATCGAGGTGGCCGACAGCGGCATCACCCTACAGCTGCAGCTGGGCCTGGTGCTGGCCGACGACCTGCAAGGCATGGATCAGGTCGACTTGCTGATGACCGAGCAGGCCCAAGACGCCCTGGCCCTGTCGCAGCACAGCCGCAACCTGCTGCTGGTGGAACGGCGCATCAGCGATGATGCCTTGGTGCGCCAGCGTGCGCGTATTCGACCGATAGCCAGCCCTGAAGGCGCGTGCTGCGTCGAGCGGTTGATGGAGCCCTATCCGTCGATGTTGGAGCGGCAGTTGGCGCGCATGCACGAACGGCGGGCCTGA